Part of the Oerskovia paurometabola genome is shown below.
ACATCGGCTACAAGACCGAGGGCGTCATCCCCTCCCGCGAGCTGTCCATCAAGCACGACGTGGACCCCGGGGACGTCGTCAAGGTCGGTGACGCAGTCGAGGCCCTCGTCCTCCAGAAGGAGGACAAGGAAGGTCGCCTGATCCTCTCCAAGAAGCGCGCTCAGTACGAGCGTGCCTGGGGCACGATCGAGAAGATCAAGGAAGAGGACGGCGTCGTCACCGGCACCGTCATCGAGGTCGTCAAGGGCGGCCTCATCCTCGACATCGGCCTGCGCGGCTTCCTGCCCGCGTCGCTGGTGGAGATGCGCCGCGTCCGCGACCTCCAGCCGTACGTCGGCAAGGAGATCGAGGCGAAGATCATCGAGCTCGACAAGAACCGCAACAACGTCGTCCTGTCGCGTCGTGCGTGGCTCGAGCAGACGCAGTCCGAGGTTCGCTCCACCTTCCTGCAGACCCTGCAGAAGGGCCAGGTGCGCCCCGGTGTCGTCTCCTCGATCGTCAACTTCGGTGCGTTCGTGGACCTCGGCGGCGTCGACGGTCTGGTGCACGTCTCCGAGCTGTCCTGGAAGCACATCGACCACCCCTCCGAGGTCGTCGAGGTGGGCCAGGAGGTCACGGTCGAGGTCCTGGACGTCGACTTCGACCGCGAGCGTGTCTCCCTGTCGCTGAAGGCGACGCAGGAGGACCCGTGGCAGACCTTCGCCCGGACGCACGCCATCGGTCAGGTCGTGCCGGGCAAGGTCACGAAGCTCGTCCCGTTCGGTGCGTTCGTGCGCGTCGAGGACGGCATCGAGGGCCTCGTGCACATCTCCGAGCTGGCTGTCCGCCACGTCGAGCTGCCCGAGCAGGTCGTCAACGTCGGTGACGAGGTCTTCGTCAAGGTCATCGACATCGACCTCGAGCGTCGCCGCATCTCGCTGTCGCTCAAGCAGGCCAACGAGGGCGTGGACCCGGAGTCGGACGACTTCGACCCCGCGCTGTACGGCATGGCTGCCGAGTACGACGAGCAGGGGAACTACAAGTACCCCGAGGGCTTCGACCCCGAGACCAACGAGTGGCTCGAGGGCTTCGAGGCGCAGCGCGAGACGTGGGAGTCGCAGTACGCGAAGGCTCACGAGCGCTGGGAGGCTCACCGCAAGCAGGTCGCCGAGGCTCTCAAGGCCGACGACGAGGCTGCGACCTCGGGCGAGTCGTCCGCCAGCTCCGCTGCCACCTACTCCTCGACCCCGGTCCAGGAAGAGGCTGCCGGCACGCTGGCCTCGGACGAGGCTCTTGCCGCTCTGCGCGAGAAGCTCACCGGTAACTGATCTCCTCCCGGCCTCCGGGCTGGGGTGATGTCATGACGAGGCCCGCCACCTTCGGGTGGCGGGCCTTCGTCGTGCCCGGGGTGGGGCGCGTGCGCAGGCCGTCGGCGGGACCACGGGCGAGGATCGCCGTCTAGGCTGGGACGATGCCGTGGATCACCGAGAGCTCCCGCACCGCGTACGAGAACCCGTGGATGAGGGTGCGGGAGGATCGGGTGATCCGCCCCGACGGGGCGCCGGGCATCTACGGCGTCGTCGAGCTGCGCTGGCCCGCGGTCTTCGTGGTGGCCCTCACCGACGACGACGAGGTCGTCCTCGTGACGCAGCACCGCTACGCCACGGACGCGCTCTCGATCGAGGTGCCCGCCGGCGCGAGCGACGGGGAGGAGCCGCTCGTCGCCGCCCAGCGTGAGCTGTTCGAGGAGACGGGGCTCCGTGCCCGGGAGTGGGTGCGGGTCGGGGGCATGGACGCCCTCAACGGGCTCGCGAAAGCCCCCGAGCACGTGTTCGTGGCTCGGGGGCTGACGGGGCCGCTGCCCGGGCGAGCGGCCAGTGACGCGTCGGAGGCCACGGACGCGGCGCGGGGGCAGTCCACGAGTCAGGTCGAGGAGGGGATCTCCCGTGTCGAGGCCGTGCCGTTCCACGAGGTGCTCGGCATGATCTCCCGGGGGACCGTCCGTGACGGTGAGACGATCGCGGCCCTCGCCCTCGCAGGGCTGTGGCTCGGCCGGTTCGCCTGACCTCGGCCTCCCGTCAGACCGCCATGCTCTCCTCGTCGTCCTGGGGACCGAGCGTCTCGTCGGACGGCGGGCTCACCGTGTCCCGCGTCGCGAACTGCGTCCGGTAGAGCTCGGCGTAGAGCCCGCCGCTGACGAGGAGGTCGGTGTGGGTACCGGTCGCCACGACGCGGCCCTGGTCGAGCACGACGATCATGTCGGCCTGACGGATGGTGGACAGACGGTGCGCGATGACGAGGGACGTCCGCCCGTCGAGCGCCGCGTCGAGCGCGAGCTGGACGGCCGCCTCGGACTCGGAGTCGAGGTGGGCGGTCGCCTCGTCGAGCACGACGAGGGCCGGCGCCTTGAGGAAGAGGCGCGCGATCGCGAGCCGTTGACGTTCACCGCCCGAGAGCCGGTAGCCGCGGTCGCCGACCACTGTCTCGAGCCCGGCGGGCAGGGACTCGACGAGATCCGCGACGTGCGCCTGGCGCAGCGCGGTCCACAGCTCGGCGTCGGTGGCGTCCGGCCTGGCGTAGCGCAGGTTGCCTGCGATCGTGTCGTGGAAGAGGTGAGCCTCCTGGGAGACGACGCCCACGGTGTCCTGGAGCGAGCGCTGGGTGACCTCCCGCAGGTCGCGCCCGGCGATGCGCACGGCGCCGCTGGTGGGGTCGTACATGCGCGTGACGAGCTGGGAGATCGTGGTCTTGCCCGCTCCCGAGGGGCCGACGATCGCGACCATCGCGCCAGCGGGGACCTCGAACGTGACGTCGGTGAGGGTGTCGCTCGTCGGGTCGGAGCTCACTGTCGCGACGGCCTCGAGCGAGGCGAGCGAGACGTCGGCGGCGCCGGGGTAGCGGAAGGTGACGTGCTCGAGGGCGAGGCTCGCGCCGTGGTGGGAGACGTCGTCGGACAGGTCGCGCGCGTCCGGGGCGTCGGTGACGGACGGCTCGAGGTCGAGGACCTCGAGCACGCGCTCGAAGCTCACGAGCGCGGTCATGACGTCCACCTGGACGTTGGACAGCGCGGTGAGCGGTCCGTAGAGGCGGGCGAGGTAGGCCGTGAGGGCCACGACGACCCCCACGGTGAGCGTGCCCCGGATGGCCATGACGCCTCCGAGCCCGTAGACGATCGCGACGGCGACCGAGGCAACGGTCGTGAGGGCGACGCGGAACACGGTCGCGTACATGGCCGAGGTCACGCCGATGTCGCGCACCCGCCCGGCCTGGTCGGCGTACGTCGCCGACTCCTGCTCGGGGCGCCCGAAGATCTTGACGAGGTGCGCGCCCGCGACGTTGAAGCGCTCGTTCATCATCTGCGCGGCGTCCGCGTTGAGGGCGTAGCTCTCGCGCGTGATGCCGGCGAGCTTGCGGCCGACCCAGCGGGCGGGCAGCACGAACACGGGGAGCAGAGCGAGTGCGATGAGGGTCAGCTCCCACGACATCGAGAGCATCGCGGCGAGCACGAACACGACCGTGAGCAGGTTCGAGAAGACGTTGGACAGCGTCGACGTGAACGCCTGCTGGGCTCCGAGGACGTCGCCGTTGAGACGCTGGACGAGGGCTCCCGTGCGGGTCCGGCTGAAGAAGGCGAGCGGCATGCGTTGCACGTGGTCGAACACTGCGGTGCGCAGGTCGAAGATGAGGCCTTCGCCGACCCGGGCGGAGAACCAGCGCTCCCCGATGCTCAGCAGGCCGGACGCGAGTGCGATCCCGGCGACGACGAGCGAGATCTCGACGACGACGTCGACGCGACCGGCCGTGATGCCGTTGTCGATGAGCGACTTGAACAGCAGCGGGGTCACGGCGCCGGCCGCGGCGTTGAGGGCGATGAGCACGAGGAACACCCCGAGCTGCGCCTTGTAGGGGCGCGCGAAGCCGAGGATGCGCCGGACCGTGCCGCGGTGCAGCCGCTGCTTGGCCACGGACGAGTCCTGACGGAAGGTGCGCATGCCGGAGCCGCCACCGAAGGACGAGGGGAAGGACACGAGGCCTCCAGGGGGTCGGAGGGGAGGGGCGGCGGAGGAGGGGCTCGACGCCGTTAGTGAGCCTACCTCACCATGAGTTGGTTCACAAGAGGCCGTCGGGCGACTAGTCTCGTGCCTGTGACGACAGACTTCGACGCCGAGAACGCCGAGTTCCTCACCCTCCTGCACGCCGCGATGCGCGCCGTCCGCAGAGAGGCGGGGGAGCGCCTCGAGCGTGCCCGGACCACGCCCGGGCAGTACCGCATGCTCCGGGTGCTCGACCGCTGCGGAGGGCCGCAGCGCCCCGGCGCGCTCGCCGGCATCCTGGACGTCGCCCCCCGGTCCGTGACGACCAAGGTCGACGACGCCGAGGCCGCCGGGCTCGTGCGCCGGCTGCCCGACCCCACCGACCGCCGCGCGACGCTCGTCGAGCTGACCGACGAGGGACGGGAGACCCTCGCGGCGGTCGCCGCCGAGCGCGAGACGAGTGCGGGCACCCTGCTCTCGCGCCTCGACGCCGACGACCGGCACGAGCTCCTGCGGCTGCTGCGCGTCGTGGCCGGGGAGGCCGGAGCCTCCCCAGGGCGTGCGCACGGGGCATGACTGGCAGGATGGACCCATGTTTCGCGTAGGCCTGACCGGCGGGATCGCAGCAGGAAAGTCCGTGGCCCTCGACCGGTTCGCCGAGCTCGGGGCCTGCGTCATCGACTCCGACGTGCTCGCGCGCGAGGCCGTCGCGCCCGGCACCGTGGGTCTGGAGGAGGTCGTCGAAGCCTTCGGCGACGGCGTCCTCGCGCCCGACGGGTCGCTCGACCGGGCACGACTGGGGACCATCGTGTTCGGCGACGACGAGGCACGGCGCCGGCTCAACGCGATCGTCCACCCGGAGGTCCGTCGTCTGTCGGCCGAGCGAGAGGCCCTCGTCGCGGCGCGCGACCCGCGAGCCGTGGTCGTGCACGACATCCCGCTGCTCGTCGAGACCGGCCAGGCCGAGTCGTTCCACCTCGTCGCCGTGGTCGTCGCCCCGCAGGACGTACGCCTCCGACGCCTCGTGACGTCACGGGGCATGAGCGAGGACGAGGCCAGGGCGCGCATCGCCGCGCAGGCCGGCGACGCCGAGCGCCTCGCGGTCGCCGACGTCACGCTCGACGGCAGCGGCACGCCCGAGGCCCTGCGTGCCGAGGTCGACGCCCTGTGGGAGCGCGTCGTGCGCGAGACCGCGGAAGAGCTCGCATGACCGTCCTGCTCTCGGGTTTCGAGCCGTTCGACGGCGCCGCGACCAACGCCTCCTGGCAGGCCGTGAGCGCACTGCGCGACGCGTGGGACGCGGACGAGCCGCTCGTCGCGGTCGAGCTGCCGTGCACCTTCGCCGGAGCCTGGCCTGCCCTGCTCGCGGCGATCCAGGAGTACCGGCCGCGGGTCGTCGTGGCCGTGGGGCTCGCGGGAGGGGCGGACGTGGTGCGCCTCGAGAGGGTCGCGATCAATGTGGTCGACGCGCGCATCCCCGACAACGAGGGCTCCGCCCCCGTCGACGTGCCCGTGGTCGAGGGCGGCCCGGCCGCCTACTTCACGACCTTGCCGCTCAAGCCGTCGCTCGTCGCGGTGCGCGAGGCCGGGGTACCTGTCGCGGTGTCGGGCACCGCGGGGACGTACGTGTGCAACGCGACCTTCTACGACCTCGTGCGCTGGGCGGACGGCCGGGACGAGGTCCGGGCCGGGTTCGTGCACGTGCCTGCCGTCAGCGAGCCGGGACGCCCCGTGCCCGACGTCGGGTCCCTGCCGCTCGCAGCCGTCGTCCGCGCCCTGCGGGTCGTCGTCGAGACGGCGCTGGCCGACCTCGACGGTCGGCTCGCCCCCGACGCCGCGCGGGTGGTCTCGGCGGGCGCCGAGCACTGACGCGTCGGACGGCCGAGGCCCCCGGGGAGCATCTCCCCGGGGGCCTCGGCCGTCGTTCAGCAGAGGGTCAGCTCGTGGCGCGCTTGCGGCGAGCCAGCAGGACGAGCCAGGTACCGCCCGCGAGGAGGGCCGCAGCGACCACGACGATCAGCGCCGTCTGCGCGCCCGTGGCCGCGAGGCCGCCTTCTTCCTGGCCGGTCGCGGTCCGAGCGGCCTTCGCGGGCGCCGTGGCGCCCGGCGACGGCTTGGGGTCGGCGACCGGGGCGGCCTTGTCCACCGTGACCGTGGGCGGCGTGGCGGTCGGAGGCACGACCGGGTTGGCCGGGACCGGCGTGCTGGGAGTCTTCTCGCCGGGCGTGAAGGGCTGGGGGGTCTCGGTGACCGGCGGGGTCACGGTGGCCGGCGGGACGTCGCAACCGAGCGTCGCCGAGCCGATCCACGGGAAGTTGTGGTGCTCGAGGCCGCCGCTGGCGCCCTGGCCTCCGAAGGTCAGGTCGCCTCCGATGTACAGGCGACCGTTGGTGTGGGTCTTCTGCTCGACGTCGGCCTGCGGGGCGAGGATCGAACCGACCGTCTGGCTGCTGCTCGTCATGGTGAGGTTCGTGGCGTCGGGGAAGTTCCAGAGGATACGAGGGGCCCACTTGCCGAGGGCGGTCCCTGCGTCGATCCGGTCGCTGCCCGACGCCATGTAGTTCAGCGAGAGGTCCGGCGTGGCGCCCGAGACGTTGACGACGATGGGTGCGGACGTGCCGACGTTCTGGAAGGTGACCTCGCCGCCGAGGCCCGCCACCTGCTCCGCGGAGACGTCGAAGACCTGCACCGCGGACGAGCCGTCGCCCGTGAGGACCTTGCCGGCGAGGCTACCGGTCGCGGGCTTGCTCGCGAGGTCGGCCGAGACCTTGCCGAGCTCGGTCCGGAGGGCCTTGGCCTGCGGTGCGGGCACGGAGGAGTGCGGGGTCTTCTTGCCGCCGTTGAGCTCGAAGGTCCCCTCGATGGCGCCTCCGGCGACGACGTTGCCGCCCTTGTCGAGCCGGTGGGCGACCTCGACCCGTCCGGACTTGACGGTCACGGCACCTGCGGCCAGGACCATGTCGCTGCCGCTCGCCGGCGTGAACTGGGAACCGGCCCCGACGACCCCGAGGTTCATCAGGTCGCCCGTGTCGATGGTCACCGAGCCCTGGGAGACGAGGACGCCCTCGGACTCCTTGGCCCCGCCCAGCGCGGTGTAGTCGCCGCCGACGAACACGGCCACGCCCTTGTCGGTGAACAGCGGCGTGTTCGTGAGGCCGCCGGTGAAGTCGGGGCACTCGTTGCCGAGCGCGGTCGCGGGCAGCGGCGTGGCGGCGAGGGCGGGCGCCGCGCCGAGGCCCAGCAGGCCGGTGGTCAGGGCGCCGGTGGCGAGCGCGCCGAGGAGGGTGCGCTGGGGTGTCCTGCGCGTCGGGCTGAGGAACATCGATGTCTCCGGGGTCGAGGCCGAAAGTAAGGTCTACGTACTAATCCACGGTCCAGGATGGCCCGACGTCTGGTTTGTCAGGGGATATCAGGAGATGCGCGAGGATCACCGGCACAGTATTGGGCCCCGTCGCGACACGCCAAATCCCTTGCCGGGTGAAAGTCCGCGTTCGGGTCGCGCGTTCGTCGACCGTGGGCTAGCGGCGGTCGATAGTTCGCTTGTCGGTGGTTCGCCGTACCGTGGAACCATGCGTCCCGTCACCGATCTTCAGCGCACCGTCGCCCCGTTCGAGGTCATCTCCGACTACACGCCGTCCGGTGACCAGCCCACCGCCATCGCCGAGCTCTCGCAGAGGCTGCGAGCGGGCGAGAAGGACGTGGTGCTGCTCGGTGCGACGGGTACCGGGAAGTCCGCGACCACGGCGTGGCTCATCGAGGAGCTGCAGCGCCCCACCCTGGTCATGGCTCCCAACAAGACCCTCGCCGCCCAGCTGGCCACCGAGTTCCGGGAGCTGCTCCCCAACAACGCGGTCGAGTACTTCGTGTCCTACTACGACTACTACCAGCCCGAGGCGTACATCGCGCAGACGGACACCTACATCGAGAAGGACTCCTCGATCAACGACGAGGTCGAGCGGCTGCGCCACTCCGCGACGTCCTCGCTCCTGACCCGTCGAGACGTCGTGGTGGTGGCCTCGGTGTCGTGCATCTACGGCCTCGGCACGCCGCAGGAGTACGTGGACCGCATGGTCCGTCTCGACGTCGGCGACCAGGTCGAGCGTGATGCGATGCTGCGTCAGTTCGTCACCATGCAGTACACGCGCAACGACCTGGCCTTCACCCGGGGGACGTTCCGCGTGCGGGGCGACACGGTCGAGATCATCCCCGTCTACGAGGAGCTCGCGATCCGGATCGAGTTCTTCGGCGACGAGATCGAGGCGATCCACCTGCTCCACCCGCTCACGGGAGACGTGGTCCGCTCGGAGACGAGCGTCAACCTGTTCCCGGCGACGCACTACGTCGCCGGACCGGAGCGCATGGAGCGTGCGATCACCTCGATCGAGGCCGAGCTGGAGCAACGGCTCGCCGAGCTCGAGCGGCAGAACAAGCTGCTCGAGGCGCAGCGCCTGCGCATGCGGACCACCTACGACATCGAGATGATGCGCCAGATCGGCTCGTGCTCCGGGATCGAGAACTACTCGCGGCACATCGACGGTCGAGAGGCGGGCACCGCCCCGCACACGCTGCTCGACTACTTCCCCGAGGACTTCCTCCTCGTGATCGACGAGTCCCACGTCACGGTCCCGCAGATCGGGGCGATGTTCGAGGGTGACATGTCGCGCAAGCGCAACCTGGTCGACCACGGCTTCCGCCTGCCGAGCGCCATGGACAACCGGCCGTTGCGCTGGGAGGAGTTCGTCGAACGGATCGGGCAGACGGTCTACCTCTCGGCGACCCCGGGCAAGTACGAGCTCTCGATGTCCGACGGCGTGGTCGAGCAGATCATCCGGCCCACCGGCCTGGTCGACCCGGAGATCGTCGTCAAGCCGACCACGGGGCAGATCGACGACCTGCTGCACGAGATCCGGGAGCGGGTCGAGCGCAACGAGCGCGTGCTGGTCACGACCCTGACCAAGAAGATGTCCGAGGACCTCACGGACTACTTCCTCGAGCGCGACGTCCGGGTGCGGTACCTGCACTCCGAGGTGGACACGCTGCGCCGCGTCGAGCTGCTGCGCGAGCTGCGCATGGGGGAGTACGACGTCCTGGTGGGCATCAACCTGCTCCGTGAGGGGCTCGACCTGCCCGAGGTGTCGCTCGTCGCGATCCTCGACGCCGACAAGGAGGGCTTCCTGCGCTCCGGCACGTCCCTCATCCAGACGATCGGGCGTGCGGCTCGTAACGTGTCCGGCCAGGTCCACATGTATGCCGACAAGATCACGCCGGCCATGGCCCAGGCGATCGAGGAGACCACCCGGCGCCGGGAGAAGCAGGTCGCGTACAACCTCGAGCACGGCGTCGACCCCACGCCGCTGCGCAAGAAGATCGCCGACGTCACGGACATGCTCGCGCGCGAGGACATCGACACCCAGGAGCTCCTCGCGGGCGGCTACCGGCAGCC
Proteins encoded:
- the rpsA gene encoding 30S ribosomal protein S1, yielding MTISTPAKSAPQVAINDIGTEEDFLAAIDATIKYFNDGDIVEGTIVKVDRDEVLLDIGYKTEGVIPSRELSIKHDVDPGDVVKVGDAVEALVLQKEDKEGRLILSKKRAQYERAWGTIEKIKEEDGVVTGTVIEVVKGGLILDIGLRGFLPASLVEMRRVRDLQPYVGKEIEAKIIELDKNRNNVVLSRRAWLEQTQSEVRSTFLQTLQKGQVRPGVVSSIVNFGAFVDLGGVDGLVHVSELSWKHIDHPSEVVEVGQEVTVEVLDVDFDRERVSLSLKATQEDPWQTFARTHAIGQVVPGKVTKLVPFGAFVRVEDGIEGLVHISELAVRHVELPEQVVNVGDEVFVKVIDIDLERRRISLSLKQANEGVDPESDDFDPALYGMAAEYDEQGNYKYPEGFDPETNEWLEGFEAQRETWESQYAKAHERWEAHRKQVAEALKADDEAATSGESSASSAATYSSTPVQEEAAGTLASDEALAALREKLTGN
- a CDS encoding MarR family winged helix-turn-helix transcriptional regulator — translated: MTTDFDAENAEFLTLLHAAMRAVRREAGERLERARTTPGQYRMLRVLDRCGGPQRPGALAGILDVAPRSVTTKVDDAEAAGLVRRLPDPTDRRATLVELTDEGRETLAAVAAERETSAGTLLSRLDADDRHELLRLLRVVAGEAGASPGRAHGA
- a CDS encoding choice-of-anchor A family protein; translated protein: MFLSPTRRTPQRTLLGALATGALTTGLLGLGAAPALAATPLPATALGNECPDFTGGLTNTPLFTDKGVAVFVGGDYTALGGAKESEGVLVSQGSVTIDTGDLMNLGVVGAGSQFTPASGSDMVLAAGAVTVKSGRVEVAHRLDKGGNVVAGGAIEGTFELNGGKKTPHSSVPAPQAKALRTELGKVSADLASKPATGSLAGKVLTGDGSSAVQVFDVSAEQVAGLGGEVTFQNVGTSAPIVVNVSGATPDLSLNYMASGSDRIDAGTALGKWAPRILWNFPDATNLTMTSSSQTVGSILAPQADVEQKTHTNGRLYIGGDLTFGGQGASGGLEHHNFPWIGSATLGCDVPPATVTPPVTETPQPFTPGEKTPSTPVPANPVVPPTATPPTVTVDKAAPVADPKPSPGATAPAKAARTATGQEEGGLAATGAQTALIVVVAAALLAGGTWLVLLARRKRATS
- a CDS encoding ABC transporter ATP-binding protein encodes the protein MRTFRQDSSVAKQRLHRGTVRRILGFARPYKAQLGVFLVLIALNAAAGAVTPLLFKSLIDNGITAGRVDVVVEISLVVAGIALASGLLSIGERWFSARVGEGLIFDLRTAVFDHVQRMPLAFFSRTRTGALVQRLNGDVLGAQQAFTSTLSNVFSNLLTVVFVLAAMLSMSWELTLIALALLPVFVLPARWVGRKLAGITRESYALNADAAQMMNERFNVAGAHLVKIFGRPEQESATYADQAGRVRDIGVTSAMYATVFRVALTTVASVAVAIVYGLGGVMAIRGTLTVGVVVALTAYLARLYGPLTALSNVQVDVMTALVSFERVLEVLDLEPSVTDAPDARDLSDDVSHHGASLALEHVTFRYPGAADVSLASLEAVATVSSDPTSDTLTDVTFEVPAGAMVAIVGPSGAGKTTISQLVTRMYDPTSGAVRIAGRDLREVTQRSLQDTVGVVSQEAHLFHDTIAGNLRYARPDATDAELWTALRQAHVADLVESLPAGLETVVGDRGYRLSGGERQRLAIARLFLKAPALVVLDEATAHLDSESEAAVQLALDAALDGRTSLVIAHRLSTIRQADMIVVLDQGRVVATGTHTDLLVSGGLYAELYRTQFATRDTVSPPSDETLGPQDDEESMAV
- a CDS encoding NUDIX domain-containing protein; this translates as MPWITESSRTAYENPWMRVREDRVIRPDGAPGIYGVVELRWPAVFVVALTDDDEVVLVTQHRYATDALSIEVPAGASDGEEPLVAAQRELFEETGLRAREWVRVGGMDALNGLAKAPEHVFVARGLTGPLPGRAASDASEATDAARGQSTSQVEEGISRVEAVPFHEVLGMISRGTVRDGETIAALALAGLWLGRFA
- a CDS encoding pyroglutamyl-peptidase I; the protein is MTVLLSGFEPFDGAATNASWQAVSALRDAWDADEPLVAVELPCTFAGAWPALLAAIQEYRPRVVVAVGLAGGADVVRLERVAINVVDARIPDNEGSAPVDVPVVEGGPAAYFTTLPLKPSLVAVREAGVPVAVSGTAGTYVCNATFYDLVRWADGRDEVRAGFVHVPAVSEPGRPVPDVGSLPLAAVVRALRVVVETALADLDGRLAPDAARVVSAGAEH
- the uvrB gene encoding excinuclease ABC subunit UvrB, yielding MRPVTDLQRTVAPFEVISDYTPSGDQPTAIAELSQRLRAGEKDVVLLGATGTGKSATTAWLIEELQRPTLVMAPNKTLAAQLATEFRELLPNNAVEYFVSYYDYYQPEAYIAQTDTYIEKDSSINDEVERLRHSATSSLLTRRDVVVVASVSCIYGLGTPQEYVDRMVRLDVGDQVERDAMLRQFVTMQYTRNDLAFTRGTFRVRGDTVEIIPVYEELAIRIEFFGDEIEAIHLLHPLTGDVVRSETSVNLFPATHYVAGPERMERAITSIEAELEQRLAELERQNKLLEAQRLRMRTTYDIEMMRQIGSCSGIENYSRHIDGREAGTAPHTLLDYFPEDFLLVIDESHVTVPQIGAMFEGDMSRKRNLVDHGFRLPSAMDNRPLRWEEFVERIGQTVYLSATPGKYELSMSDGVVEQIIRPTGLVDPEIVVKPTTGQIDDLLHEIRERVERNERVLVTTLTKKMSEDLTDYFLERDVRVRYLHSEVDTLRRVELLRELRMGEYDVLVGINLLREGLDLPEVSLVAILDADKEGFLRSGTSLIQTIGRAARNVSGQVHMYADKITPAMAQAIEETTRRREKQVAYNLEHGVDPTPLRKKIADVTDMLAREDIDTQELLAGGYRQPGKGRAPVPGGPKEGATTANRLAGVAAGELADLIQELSDQMHAAAAELQFELAARLRDEISGLKKELRQMQSATA
- the coaE gene encoding dephospho-CoA kinase; amino-acid sequence: MFRVGLTGGIAAGKSVALDRFAELGACVIDSDVLAREAVAPGTVGLEEVVEAFGDGVLAPDGSLDRARLGTIVFGDDEARRRLNAIVHPEVRRLSAEREALVAARDPRAVVVHDIPLLVETGQAESFHLVAVVVAPQDVRLRRLVTSRGMSEDEARARIAAQAGDAERLAVADVTLDGSGTPEALRAEVDALWERVVRETAEELA